A genomic region of Camelus ferus isolate YT-003-E chromosome 35, BCGSAC_Cfer_1.0, whole genome shotgun sequence contains the following coding sequences:
- the TUBAL3 gene encoding tubulin alpha chain-like 3: protein MASRECLSVHVGQAGVQIGAACWELYCLEHGIQPDGVRLHGRKDQAAGAETDPPEAPLDSFFCETSAGKHTPRALFLDLEPTAVDGIRSGRYRSLFHPEQLVSGREDAANNYARGRYSVGPEVIDLALEKIRKLAEQCSGLQGFMIFRSFGGGTGSGFTSLLMEQLSTEYSRKTKLELSVYPAPRISSAVVEPYNSILTTHSTLEHADCTLLVDNEAIYDICHHKLDVERPSYASINGLISQAVSSITASLRFEGALNVDLIEFQTNLVPYPRIHFPLTSLAPILSADHAHHEQPSVSDLTAACSQFSNQLVKCDPRLGTYLACCLLYRGDVVPRDVNAAIEAMRTRSSVRFVDWCPTGFKVGISSHPPRAVPGGDLAEVRRAVCMLSNSTAVVEAWARLGHRFDLMYAKRAFLHWYIREGMEEGEFTEAREDLAVLERDYEEVGQGS from the exons AGGGAGTGCCTTTCTGTCCACGTGGGCCAAGCTGGCGTCCAGATTGGGGCTGCCTGCTGGGAGCTCTACTGCCTGGAACACGGGATCCAGCCAGACGGTGTTCGCCTCCACGGCAGGAAGGATCAGGCGGCAGGTGCTGAAACAGACCCTCCGGAGGCACCCTTGGATTCCTTCTTTTGTGAGACAAGCGCTGGGAAGCACACGCCCAGAGCACTCTTCCTGGACCTGGAGCCAACTGCTGTAG ACGGCATCCGCTCGGGCAGGTACCGCTCCCTCTTCCACCCGGAGCAGCTCGTTAGTGGCAGGGAGGATGCTGCCAACAACTATGCCCGAGGTCGCTACTCTGTGGGGCCGGAGGTCATCGACCTGGCGCTGGAGAAGATCCGAAAGCTG GCGGAACAGTGCAGCGGACTTCAGGGATTCATGATTTTCCGAAgctttggaggaggcactgggtcAGGGTTTACATCCCTCTTAATGGAGCAGCTCTCGACAGAATACAGCAGGAAGACTAAACTGGAGCTCTCTGTCTATCCGGCCCCCAGAATCTCCAGTGCGGTGGTGGAGCCTTACAACTCCATCCTCACCACGCACTCCACCCTCGAGCACGCGGACTGCACCCTCCTGGTGGACAACGAGGCCATCTATGACATATGCCACCACAAACTGGATGTCGAGCGCCCCTCCTACGCCAGCATCAATGGGCTGATAAGCCAGGCAGTCTCTTCCATCACCGCCTCCCTTCGGTTTGAGGGCGCCCTGAACGTGGACCTCATCGAATTCCAGACCAACCTCGTACCTTACCCGAGAATACACTTCCCCCTGACAAGCCTGGCCCCCATCCTCTCTGCCGACCACGCCCACCACGAGCAGCCGTCCGTGTCGGACCTCACCGCTGCTTGCTCCCAGTTCTCCAACCAGCTGGTCAAGTGTGACCCTCGCCTGGGGACGTACCTGGCCTGCTGCCTGCTCTACAGAGGGGATGTGGTCCCCCGGGATGTGAACGCAGCGATTGAGGCCATGAGGACAAGGAGCTCTGTTCGGTTTGTAGATTGGTGTCCAACGGGTTTCAAGGTGGGCATCAGCAGTCACCCGCCCAGGGCGGTGCCGGGAGGGGACCTGGCGGAGGTCCGGCGGGCCGTCTGCATGCTGAGCAACAGCACGGCTGTGGTGGAGGCCTGGGCCCGCCTGGGCCACAGGTTTGACCTCATGTATGCCAAGAGGGCGTTCCTACACTGGTACATCAGGGAAGGCATGGAGGAAGGCGAGTTCACAGAGGCCAGGGAGGACCTGGCCGTCCTGGAGAGGGATTACGAGGAAGTGGGGCAGGGCTCCTGA